Proteins found in one Collinsella aerofaciens genomic segment:
- a CDS encoding shikimate kinase, with translation MTDTAATRPYGVLGRVLGHSYTPTIYKELAGLEYVRFEREPEDLEAFMTGDEWEGTNVTIPYKRAVMEYLDELSPLAERMGNVNTITRLADGRLRGDNTDYFGFQCLVEELGVEVAGKKALVLGATGGAGTTASMVLDDLGATVVPVGRTSEVNYDNIAQQSDAALLVNCTPAGMFPHCPDAPCTLEGLDALEGVIDIVYNPARTGLMLEAERRSIPCIGGLLMLVAQAAQAVERYTGQVTLRERILDVTERLSRHEQNIALIGMPGSGKTRVGEQVALLTGREHIDLDRALEGRLGMPCADFIVERGEPAFREQETAALAEISKRSGLVLSTGGGVVTRDENYPLLHQNSLIVMLNRKLDELAHKGRPITARDGIDKLAEQRMPRYRAWADYIIDSRDCAANTAQALLDTLSPAL, from the coding sequence ATGACCGATACCGCCGCAACCCGCCCCTACGGCGTGCTGGGCCGTGTGCTTGGCCACAGCTACACCCCGACCATCTACAAGGAGCTCGCCGGCCTAGAGTACGTGCGCTTTGAGCGAGAGCCCGAGGACCTAGAGGCCTTTATGACCGGCGACGAGTGGGAGGGCACCAACGTGACCATCCCCTACAAGCGCGCCGTCATGGAGTACCTGGACGAGCTGAGCCCGCTCGCCGAGCGCATGGGCAACGTCAACACGATCACCCGCCTGGCCGACGGCCGCCTGCGCGGCGACAATACCGACTACTTCGGTTTCCAGTGTCTGGTCGAGGAGCTGGGTGTGGAGGTTGCCGGTAAGAAGGCGCTCGTACTCGGCGCCACCGGCGGGGCTGGCACTACGGCAAGCATGGTACTGGACGATCTGGGCGCCACCGTCGTGCCCGTAGGCCGCACGAGCGAGGTCAACTACGACAACATCGCCCAGCAGTCCGACGCCGCGCTGCTCGTCAACTGCACGCCCGCCGGCATGTTCCCCCATTGCCCCGACGCGCCTTGCACGCTCGAAGGCCTCGATGCGCTCGAGGGCGTCATCGACATTGTCTACAACCCCGCCCGTACGGGACTCATGCTCGAGGCCGAGCGCCGCAGCATCCCGTGCATCGGCGGTCTGCTGATGCTCGTGGCCCAGGCCGCACAAGCCGTCGAGCGCTATACCGGCCAGGTCACCCTGCGCGAGCGCATCTTGGACGTAACGGAGCGCCTGTCACGCCATGAACAGAACATCGCGCTGATCGGTATGCCGGGTTCGGGCAAGACCCGCGTGGGTGAGCAGGTCGCTCTGCTCACCGGCCGCGAGCATATCGACCTGGATCGCGCGCTTGAAGGACGCCTCGGCATGCCCTGCGCCGACTTTATCGTCGAGCGCGGCGAGCCGGCCTTCCGCGAGCAGGAAACGGCGGCCTTGGCCGAAATTTCCAAGCGCAGCGGCCTGGTGCTCTCCACGGGAGGTGGCGTCGTCACGCGCGACGAGAACTATCCGCTGCTGCACCAGAACAGCCTGATCGTAATGCTCAACCGCAAGCTCGACGAGCTCGCCCACAAGGGTCGTCCCATCACCGCCCGCGACGGCATCGACAAGCTGGCCGAACAGCGCATGCCGCGCTACCGTGCCTGGGCCGATTACATCATCGACTCGCGCGACTGCGCCGCCAACACCGCCCAAGCCCTCCTCGACACCCTCTCACCCGCTCTCTAA
- the aroQ gene encoding type II 3-dehydroquinate dehydratase has protein sequence MKALVINGPNLNMLGIREPGIYGSDNYDRLVQICQEAGAAQGFDEIEVFQSNHEGSIVDKIQEAYGKVDGIVINPAAYTHTSVAILDALKAVAIPAVEVHISAVETREDFRQVSYARLACFATITGEDLQGYAHALELLKEHLEK, from the coding sequence ATGAAAGCACTCGTCATCAACGGCCCCAACCTCAACATGCTCGGCATTCGCGAGCCGGGCATCTATGGCAGCGACAACTACGACCGCTTAGTGCAGATCTGCCAGGAAGCGGGCGCCGCACAGGGCTTCGACGAGATCGAGGTTTTCCAGTCCAACCACGAGGGCAGCATCGTCGACAAGATCCAAGAGGCCTACGGCAAGGTCGACGGCATCGTCATCAACCCGGCCGCCTACACGCACACGAGCGTGGCGATCCTCGACGCCCTCAAGGCCGTCGCCATCCCTGCCGTCGAGGTCCACATCAGCGCCGTCGAGACCCGCGAGGACTTCCGCCAGGTGAGCTACGCACGCCTAGCCTGCTTCGCCACCATCACCGGCGAGGACCTGCAGGGGTATGCACATGCGCTAGAGCTGTTGAAAGAGCATCTGGAAAAGTAA
- a CDS encoding ABC transporter ATP-binding protein, with the protein MTESVVDYSEQPLAVEVDDVTMIFNMASESLTNLKEYFIKLAKHELFFEEFRALKHISFDIHRGEVVGLVGTNGSGKSTMLKIIAGVLEPSEGSVKVHGNIAPLIELGAGFDPELTARENIYLNGALLGYTKEFIDANFDGIIEFAELQNFVDMPLKNFSSGMVARIAFAIATITEPDILIVDETLSVGDVFFQQKCEARIQHFIQSGDVTVLFVSHSMEQVERICQRAVWIEKGDLRMDGPVDEVCKAYREQFN; encoded by the coding sequence ATGACTGAATCTGTTGTTGATTACAGCGAGCAGCCTCTGGCTGTCGAGGTCGACGACGTTACCATGATCTTTAACATGGCGTCCGAGTCGCTGACCAACCTCAAGGAGTACTTCATTAAGCTTGCCAAGCATGAGTTGTTCTTTGAGGAGTTTAGGGCGCTTAAGCATATCTCGTTTGATATTCATCGTGGCGAGGTCGTGGGTCTGGTCGGCACCAATGGCTCCGGCAAGTCTACGATGCTCAAGATTATCGCTGGCGTGCTTGAGCCAAGCGAGGGCAGCGTTAAGGTGCACGGTAACATCGCGCCGCTGATTGAGCTTGGTGCTGGTTTTGACCCCGAGCTGACCGCCCGCGAGAACATCTATCTGAACGGCGCCCTGCTTGGCTATACCAAGGAGTTCATCGATGCCAACTTTGACGGCATTATCGAATTCGCTGAGCTGCAGAACTTTGTCGATATGCCGCTTAAGAACTTCTCCTCGGGCATGGTGGCGCGTATCGCCTTTGCAATCGCGACGATTACCGAGCCCGATATTCTGATCGTTGACGAGACGCTGTCCGTCGGCGATGTGTTCTTCCAGCAAAAGTGTGAGGCGCGTATTCAGCACTTTATCCAGAGCGGCGACGTGACGGTTCTGTTCGTTTCGCACTCCATGGAGCAGGTTGAGCGCATCTGCCAGCGCGCCGTTTGGATTGAGAAGGGCGACCTTCGCATGGACGGCCCGGTTGACGAGGTCTGTAAGGCGTACCGCGAGCAGTTCAACTAG
- a CDS encoding ABC transporter permease: MSDQTKQQETRSLPATFAKNEFEKDAFILRQLVTKDFKIKYRRSVLGVAWSVLNPLLMMIVMAIVFSTIFGQGRNGSMTPEMYPLYLIVGNITFAVMSESTNQALTSIVGAAPLLKKVKVHRWVFPVQKVLFSLVNFAFSLVAVAIVMLWFRVMPSWHLILLPVCLLLLMCFCMGLGMMLSALTVFFRDVMHLWSVVITAWTYITPIFWTTDYIAQMPHLVRILMYANPMFNYLQFMRDIFLFQTTPSLMTFGMCVAWAVLALIIGYTVFHKSERKFILYI, encoded by the coding sequence GTGTCGGATCAGACAAAGCAACAAGAAACTCGCAGTCTGCCTGCGACGTTTGCTAAGAACGAATTTGAGAAGGACGCGTTTATCCTTCGTCAGCTGGTTACCAAGGATTTTAAGATCAAGTATCGCCGTAGCGTTCTGGGCGTCGCATGGTCGGTGCTCAACCCGCTGCTGATGATGATCGTCATGGCCATCGTGTTCTCGACGATTTTTGGCCAGGGTCGCAATGGCTCAATGACGCCCGAGATGTACCCGCTGTACTTGATCGTGGGTAACATTACCTTTGCCGTCATGTCCGAGTCTACGAACCAGGCCCTGACGTCGATCGTGGGCGCTGCCCCTCTGCTCAAGAAGGTTAAGGTGCACCGCTGGGTCTTCCCGGTGCAGAAGGTGCTCTTCTCGCTGGTCAACTTTGCCTTCTCGCTGGTCGCCGTCGCCATCGTCATGCTGTGGTTCCGCGTTATGCCTTCTTGGCACCTGATTCTGCTGCCGGTTTGCCTGCTGCTGCTTATGTGCTTCTGCATGGGCCTGGGCATGATGCTCTCTGCCCTTACGGTCTTCTTCCGCGACGTTATGCATCTGTGGAGCGTCGTCATTACGGCGTGGACTTACATTACGCCCATCTTCTGGACGACTGACTATATTGCGCAAATGCCGCATCTCGTGCGTATCTTGATGTATGCGAACCCCATGTTCAACTACCTGCAGTTTATGCGCGATATCTTCCTGTTCCAGACTACGCCCTCGCTTATGACGTTTGGTATGTGCGTTGCCTGGGCGGTTCTTGCGCTTATTATTGGCTATACCGTGTTCCATAAGTCCGAGCGCAAGTTCATCCTCTACATCTAA
- a CDS encoding glycosyltransferase family 2 protein produces the protein MNSESIAVIIPCYNEAPTIGKVIDDFHRELPQATVYVYDNNSSDDTSRIATEHGATVRFEPRQGKGNVCRQMFRDIDADCYLMVDGDDTYPAEAAKALCEPILNGTADMTVGDRLSNGTYAEENKRAFHGFGNNLVRAMIKWIYGYSFDDVMTGYRAMSRPFVKTFPVLSEGFQIETELSIHAVDHRWRIKDVPIEYRDRPEGSESKLNTVSDGIKVVAMIGTLFKDYRPLKFFSLVALLFAVFGLALGMPIVVEYFQTGLVPRFPTAVLAASFMFLCGLSLATGFILDSVAKVEKKQWEVNVYSKYAYDDQPGHPTSMPSER, from the coding sequence GTGAATTCTGAATCCATCGCCGTCATCATCCCCTGCTACAACGAAGCGCCCACGATCGGCAAAGTCATCGACGACTTTCACCGCGAGCTTCCGCAAGCGACGGTCTATGTCTATGACAACAACTCGTCGGACGATACCTCACGCATCGCCACCGAGCACGGCGCCACGGTCCGCTTTGAGCCCCGTCAGGGAAAGGGCAACGTATGCCGCCAGATGTTTCGCGACATCGACGCCGATTGCTACCTGATGGTCGACGGCGACGACACCTACCCCGCCGAGGCGGCCAAGGCCCTCTGCGAGCCCATCCTTAACGGTACGGCCGACATGACCGTAGGCGATCGCCTTTCCAACGGCACCTACGCCGAGGAAAACAAGCGCGCCTTCCACGGCTTTGGCAATAATCTGGTCCGCGCCATGATCAAGTGGATCTATGGCTACAGCTTCGATGACGTCATGACAGGCTACCGCGCCATGAGCCGCCCGTTCGTTAAAACCTTCCCAGTGCTTTCCGAGGGCTTTCAGATCGAAACCGAGCTCTCGATCCACGCCGTCGACCACCGCTGGCGTATCAAAGATGTGCCCATCGAGTACCGCGACCGTCCCGAGGGTTCCGAGTCCAAACTCAACACCGTGAGCGACGGCATTAAAGTCGTTGCGATGATCGGCACGCTGTTCAAGGACTACCGCCCGCTGAAGTTCTTCAGCCTCGTTGCGCTTCTGTTCGCGGTATTCGGCCTCGCCCTGGGCATGCCCATCGTTGTCGAATATTTCCAGACCGGCCTCGTCCCGCGCTTCCCCACCGCTGTGCTCGCCGCCTCGTTTATGTTCCTGTGCGGCCTGAGCCTTGCGACCGGCTTCATCCTAGATTCTGTAGCAAAGGTCGAAAAAAAGCAGTGGGAGGTCAACGTGTACAGCAAATACGCCTACGACGACCAGCCCGGCCACCCTACTTCCATGCCAAGCGAGAGGTAG
- a CDS encoding sugar nucleotide-binding protein, with product MADIAFEKDLSVAETGIEGLKVVDLAVHGDSRGWFKENWQRAKMTALGIPDLRVVQNNISYNDSRGVTRGIHAEPWDKFISVARGSVFGAWVDLREGSETYGKVFTCTLDPSKAIYVPRGVGNSFQALEDGTAYTYLVDAHWSLELKKTYTFVNLADPELAIEWPIPLDEATVSEADLNHPMLRDVVPMAPKRTLVTGCNGQLGHAVRRLAEERGVAKDFDFCDIDTFDMSDPDAYTQYDWSLYGTVINCGAYTAVDRAETAEGRATAWKANATGPALLARTCSDHGITLVHVSSDYVFDGTAEVHDEDEPLSPLSVYGQTKAAGDIAVAGCPRHYIMRSSWVIGEGRNFVKTMKGLSDRVADPEDKLTQVTVVDDQLGRLTFTRDMAEAIFHVLGTHAPYGTYDCTGSGTVKSWADIARAVFEAANGNGDRVVPVSTADYYASAAGPVAPRPVHSALDLSKLEAAGFHMPDWEEELGEYIKTL from the coding sequence ATGGCTGACATCGCATTCGAGAAGGACCTCTCCGTCGCCGAGACCGGCATCGAGGGCCTCAAGGTCGTCGACCTCGCCGTCCACGGCGACTCGCGCGGCTGGTTCAAGGAGAACTGGCAGCGCGCCAAGATGACCGCCCTGGGCATCCCGGACCTCAGGGTCGTCCAGAACAACATCTCCTACAACGACAGCCGCGGCGTCACCCGCGGCATCCACGCCGAGCCCTGGGACAAGTTCATCTCCGTGGCGCGCGGCAGCGTCTTCGGCGCCTGGGTGGACCTGCGCGAGGGCAGCGAGACCTACGGGAAGGTGTTCACCTGCACGCTCGACCCGTCCAAGGCCATCTACGTCCCGCGCGGCGTGGGCAACTCCTTCCAGGCCCTGGAGGACGGCACCGCCTACACCTACCTGGTGGACGCCCACTGGTCCCTCGAGCTCAAGAAGACCTACACCTTCGTGAACCTCGCCGACCCCGAGCTCGCCATCGAGTGGCCGATCCCGCTCGATGAGGCCACCGTCTCCGAGGCCGACCTCAACCACCCGATGCTCAGGGACGTCGTCCCAATGGCGCCCAAGAGGACGCTCGTCACCGGCTGCAACGGCCAGCTGGGCCATGCCGTGCGCAGGCTGGCGGAGGAGCGCGGCGTCGCCAAGGACTTCGACTTCTGCGACATCGACACCTTCGATATGTCAGACCCGGACGCCTACACACAGTACGACTGGTCGCTCTACGGCACCGTCATCAACTGCGGCGCCTACACCGCCGTGGATAGGGCGGAGACCGCCGAGGGCCGCGCGACCGCCTGGAAGGCCAACGCGACCGGCCCCGCCCTCCTCGCCCGCACATGCTCTGATCACGGGATCACCCTCGTCCACGTGTCCAGCGACTACGTCTTCGACGGCACCGCCGAGGTGCATGACGAGGACGAGCCCCTCAGCCCGCTGTCCGTCTACGGCCAGACCAAGGCCGCCGGCGACATCGCCGTGGCCGGGTGCCCGCGCCACTACATCATGCGCTCCAGCTGGGTCATCGGCGAGGGCCGCAACTTCGTCAAGACGATGAAGGGGCTGTCCGACCGCGTCGCCGACCCCGAGGATAAGCTCACGCAGGTCACGGTCGTTGACGACCAGCTGGGCCGCCTGACCTTCACGCGCGACATGGCCGAGGCCATCTTCCACGTGCTGGGGACGCACGCCCCCTACGGCACCTACGACTGCACCGGCTCCGGCACCGTCAAGTCCTGGGCCGATATCGCCCGCGCCGTCTTCGAGGCCGCCAACGGCAACGGGGACAGGGTCGTGCCGGTATCGACCGCCGACTACTACGCGAGCGCCGCGGGCCCCGTCGCCCCGCGCCCGGTCCACTCCGCGCTCGACCTGTCCAAGCTCGAGGCTGCCGGCTTCCACATGCCCGACTGGGAGGAAGAGCTGGGGGAGTACATCAAGACGCTCTAG
- the rfbB gene encoding dTDP-glucose 4,6-dehydratase: protein MSEIFEPKNIIVTGGCGFIGSNFVHYVVNNHPDVHVTVLDKLTYAGNPENIAGLPSDRVELVVGDICDAGLLDRLVPGHDAIVHYAAESHNDNSIADPEPFLRTNVEGTFRLLEAVRKYGVRYHHVSTDEVYGDLALDDPAKFTEETPYKPSSPYSSTKASSDMLVRAWTRTYGLRTTISNCSNNYGPYQHVEKFIPRQITNIVDGVRPKLYGRGENVRDWIHTEDHSSAVWDILTKGRMGETYLIGADGERDNITVLRMILEAMGKDPEDFDWVADRPGHDRRYAIDSTKLQRELGWRPAHTDFAGGLKQTIDWYVANESWWRPAKEATEARYRAQGQ from the coding sequence ATGTCTGAGATTTTTGAACCTAAGAACATCATCGTCACGGGCGGCTGCGGCTTCATCGGCAGCAACTTCGTGCACTATGTCGTGAACAACCATCCGGACGTCCACGTCACCGTCCTGGACAAGCTGACCTACGCCGGCAACCCCGAGAACATCGCCGGGCTGCCGTCGGACCGCGTGGAGCTCGTCGTGGGTGACATCTGCGACGCCGGGCTGCTGGACAGGCTGGTGCCGGGCCACGACGCGATCGTGCACTACGCCGCCGAGTCCCACAACGACAACTCCATCGCCGACCCCGAGCCCTTCCTGCGCACCAACGTCGAGGGCACCTTCCGCCTCCTGGAGGCCGTCCGCAAGTACGGCGTCCGCTACCACCACGTCTCCACCGACGAGGTCTACGGCGACCTGGCGCTCGACGACCCGGCGAAGTTCACTGAGGAGACGCCCTATAAGCCGTCCTCTCCGTACAGCTCGACCAAGGCTTCCTCCGACATGCTCGTCCGAGCGTGGACCCGCACCTACGGGCTTCGCACCACGATCTCCAACTGCTCCAACAACTACGGCCCCTACCAGCACGTGGAGAAGTTCATCCCCAGGCAGATCACCAACATCGTCGACGGCGTGCGCCCCAAGCTCTACGGCCGCGGCGAGAACGTCCGCGACTGGATCCACACCGAGGACCACTCCAGCGCCGTCTGGGACATCCTCACGAAGGGGCGCATGGGGGAGACCTACCTCATCGGAGCCGACGGGGAGAGGGACAACATCACCGTGCTGCGCATGATCCTCGAGGCCATGGGAAAGGACCCCGAGGACTTCGACTGGGTCGCCGACCGCCCCGGCCACGACCGCCGCTACGCCATCGACTCCACCAAGCTCCAGCGCGAGCTGGGCTGGAGGCCGGCGCACACCGACTTCGCCGGGGGCCTGAAGCAGACCATCGACTGGTACGTCGCCAACGAGTCCTGGTGGCGCCCCGCCAAGGAGGCCACCGAGGCCCGCTACCGCGCGCAGGGCCAGTAA
- a CDS encoding DUF4869 domain-containing protein, whose amino-acid sequence MLSVYFGDMPEAIYNTATYFKNSYRSTWITDPYAVSIIKDVDRSDVVSENVIESPVLGSISPLQLSGGVKTLLLMRFDRKHIFNASTCGDNCAKWILDMAKDRKLVVNLYHVMDFGREDFKIKVVNSGRIVHNMAELIHESIPYL is encoded by the coding sequence GTGTTAAGCGTCTACTTTGGCGATATGCCAGAAGCGATTTACAACACAGCGACATATTTCAAAAACTCTTACCGGTCTACTTGGATTACGGATCCCTATGCAGTCTCGATAATTAAAGATGTCGATCGATCGGATGTTGTCTCCGAAAACGTCATCGAAAGCCCCGTGCTTGGATCCATCTCCCCACTCCAGCTTTCTGGTGGCGTGAAAACGCTGCTGCTTATGAGATTTGATCGTAAGCATATTTTTAACGCCTCTACCTGTGGTGACAACTGTGCCAAGTGGATTCTTGACATGGCGAAAGACCGCAAGCTCGTTGTGAATCTCTATCATGTGATGGACTTTGGTCGCGAGGATTTTAAAATTAAAGTCGTGAATAGCGGCCGAATCGTTCACAACATGGCCGAATTGATTCACGAGTCGATTCCGTATCTGTAG
- a CDS encoding glycosyltransferase family 2 protein, translating into MKKYNEQCPTNERQTMRVETTGVCRGNWKIYQQLKIEGIHKGSSVTAQAATDDNRRSPLSLLKFRDNSCDSNSYVLVVPDPDARTIKIEFSEIGQDGRTLSSDSLSLNCKNIKWESRLNYKIKPDMCSKLRNYDDVSEFDMATIDFWQCIEDSSDYILRCTVRTPYRSDSQIKLRCFDRTLNEVNLSIVNFGSNVTSVGFTSEKKQLETQLSIRMPKAFDRYYFVIDDQNHPSFSAFDCLTPDKLGLLLEETNFLFTHAQFDPEYPEWFTEHKATIGALEKQRKIVFNSAPKFSIIVPLYNTPISFFNDMTESVKNQSYANWELILVNASPDNQELKVHVEQETAHDNRIKSINLTENKGISENTNAGVAIASGDFVSFFDHDDILEPDLLFSYAEAIENNDDVDLLYCDEDKLMPDGKLAQPFFKPDFNIDLLRNNNYICHMLTIRKSLLDTLEPNTKEFDGAQDHNLTLRAVEKARKVHHVPKVLYHWRLSETSTAANADSKPYATIAGIKAVQSHLDRLGLNAKVEQARRPFTYKVTYAVPDSHPLVSIIIPTKDHANILDNCIKSIVEKSTYDNFELVIIENNSTEKETFDYYDKLQAKYPDIVRLVTWKHEFNFSKLMNFGVAHAKGDYLLLLNNDTEVITPNWIETMLGICAREDVGAVGAKLYYPDNTIQHAGLCVTGSVAGHLCQSMPRDNWGYFALNDAQQDFSAVTAACIMTKRDEYEKVGGFTEELQVAFNDVDFCLKLREINDLIVYTPEVELYHYESISRGVENNTEKQIRFHKEVAYMNYRWAKYYVEGDPYMNPNFTVGEPANRYYHL; encoded by the coding sequence ATGAAAAAGTACAATGAGCAGTGTCCAACAAACGAAAGGCAAACAATGCGAGTCGAAACAACCGGAGTATGCAGAGGAAACTGGAAAATCTACCAGCAGCTTAAGATTGAAGGCATCCATAAAGGCTCCAGCGTAACAGCCCAGGCGGCTACAGACGATAACCGCCGCTCACCTTTATCCCTCCTAAAATTCCGGGACAATAGTTGTGACTCGAACTCATACGTCCTTGTAGTCCCCGATCCCGATGCTCGCACCATCAAAATTGAGTTTAGCGAAATCGGCCAAGACGGTCGCACCCTGAGCAGCGACTCCCTTTCGCTAAATTGCAAGAACATCAAATGGGAGTCGCGCCTTAACTACAAAATTAAACCTGACATGTGCAGCAAACTCCGAAACTACGATGACGTTTCAGAGTTTGACATGGCAACGATTGATTTCTGGCAGTGCATCGAAGATTCAAGCGACTATATCCTTAGGTGCACGGTGAGAACTCCTTATCGTAGCGACTCGCAAATCAAACTTCGTTGTTTCGATCGAACCCTTAATGAAGTTAATTTGAGCATCGTCAATTTCGGTTCGAATGTAACAAGCGTTGGATTTACGTCTGAGAAAAAGCAGCTTGAAACGCAGCTCTCAATTCGAATGCCAAAGGCGTTCGATCGTTACTACTTTGTTATTGACGATCAAAATCACCCATCATTCAGTGCATTTGACTGCTTAACACCCGATAAGTTAGGCTTGCTTCTTGAGGAGACCAACTTTCTCTTTACCCATGCGCAGTTTGACCCTGAATACCCCGAATGGTTCACGGAGCATAAGGCAACCATCGGCGCTCTGGAGAAGCAGAGAAAAATCGTCTTCAACAGTGCTCCGAAGTTCAGCATTATTGTCCCTCTATACAACACACCCATTTCGTTCTTTAACGATATGACCGAATCCGTAAAAAACCAGTCTTATGCAAACTGGGAGCTCATCCTAGTTAATGCAAGTCCTGACAATCAGGAACTAAAGGTTCACGTTGAGCAGGAGACGGCCCACGACAACAGAATTAAATCAATTAACCTTACCGAGAATAAGGGCATTTCCGAAAATACAAACGCCGGCGTTGCCATCGCTTCGGGTGATTTCGTTAGCTTCTTTGACCATGACGATATTCTTGAACCGGACTTGTTGTTCTCATATGCCGAGGCAATTGAAAACAATGATGACGTCGATCTTCTATATTGTGATGAAGATAAACTCATGCCTGATGGAAAGCTAGCGCAGCCGTTCTTTAAGCCGGATTTCAATATCGATCTGCTCAGAAACAATAACTATATCTGCCATATGCTTACCATCCGTAAGTCTCTGCTTGACACTCTAGAACCGAACACGAAAGAGTTCGATGGAGCGCAGGATCATAATCTGACTCTCCGCGCCGTGGAAAAGGCAAGGAAAGTTCATCATGTTCCAAAGGTTCTATATCACTGGCGCCTAAGCGAGACCTCCACCGCAGCAAATGCCGATAGCAAGCCGTATGCCACTATCGCAGGTATCAAAGCGGTCCAGAGTCATTTGGACAGGCTTGGGCTCAATGCGAAGGTCGAACAAGCGCGTCGTCCCTTTACATATAAAGTAACCTACGCTGTGCCAGATTCCCATCCACTCGTGTCAATTATCATTCCAACTAAAGACCACGCCAACATTCTGGACAACTGCATTAAGTCAATTGTTGAGAAATCAACGTACGACAATTTCGAGCTTGTCATAATCGAAAACAACAGCACAGAAAAGGAGACGTTCGATTATTACGATAAGTTGCAAGCAAAATATCCTGACATCGTTCGTCTTGTAACTTGGAAGCACGAATTCAATTTCTCCAAGCTCATGAACTTTGGCGTTGCTCACGCCAAGGGCGACTATCTCTTGCTGTTGAATAACGATACTGAGGTAATTACGCCCAATTGGATTGAGACTATGCTTGGCATCTGCGCACGTGAGGATGTTGGCGCAGTTGGTGCAAAACTCTACTATCCCGACAACACCATCCAGCACGCGGGCTTATGCGTCACTGGTAGCGTGGCAGGACATCTTTGCCAAAGCATGCCAAGGGATAACTGGGGCTACTTTGCACTCAACGATGCACAACAAGACTTCAGCGCCGTCACCGCAGCTTGCATAATGACCAAGCGTGATGAATATGAGAAAGTCGGAGGTTTCACGGAAGAGCTTCAAGTTGCATTTAATGACGTTGACTTTTGCTTAA